In Centroberyx gerrardi isolate f3 chromosome 20, fCenGer3.hap1.cur.20231027, whole genome shotgun sequence, a genomic segment contains:
- the fbxw10 gene encoding F-box and WD repeat domain containing protein 10B → MLCGYQSHIRKMKTEIRKRGTWIQLRGNELANSLTPEKRDVNSKATDSLTTTKTSHGVEMKPVKFREFVSASDLNCKNREEYLNTCGSCQSCAFATKLSESSQWLRQATDECKRRLLVGLLLRCRSVRVLESIQTVLQVTSWKGFTYARSNRPSLTQDTVSCSPDRALNGNLLGMEMVETWDWFSSSPDWIKSKYLFRVLSLCDTELLRMLGNLTSVLLVREKRAFLQFNARSSQHNAPSELESVGLRGLSRRRGECGGSEADSEDPALMVVPGSSSSMSGVSRYRDFIRCLPVHLSKRILGLLDKYTLRCCRKVSLHWRYLAQETMEDMDAKRIFQDQVVMMESNRTNRVCPTYANILEVLVPIKYDEGGDLHSGDQKDKPFEAAYANIKTKTVEMEERNVYCGVYNVMVLLEKEDPHRVVDYGGGQLVAVGSKDCMVRLLYVASAKEAAPVMKGHVGSIRAVLLCEDRGLLISGGYDFSIRCWNLRTAACVMVLYGHTGTINCLDVHDDRLVSGAKDCKVKVWNLQTGKCFEDFNFKHPSSVRCVKMNATVVYSSCDKGLVKIWDMESASLLKVIDAHRSSVKCLFFDRWHLLSGDSDGQAMAWSTSCDAEECLMTFTHPKEVQSLTLTYLRVVTGCMDGKIRIFNFLTGDCLRIIRAGVKPSPILSMHFHDSSILVNTTSSVQLYQFAKVCWDYTVSAEGGQRGAAMAQAGLASEKSSASLRKFPRAFVPADRMAQVASANRKIYDCNRKKPQRAELSRHTRSLSAPTKCRAQAKEFSETTKSSVTQSEKAASERVRKRGLHHPLMTEHILLRVNTIQKALCKDEAGVNMERNARLRDAWSSPPPSPLQDEHPKPRSSQALKRSLQTQKRPLLHKVFTGMTKTSVPVLTRAISQNMRNTFQSREVTLATMRPHTHPGDCLTELHPRSVGEKTPPHSAGTQEAFRKVGAFTTSAKEGPQAPERMFMRAIPEHPGGYVKFETTGSPAPKSKPMDPFRERGGFRLLTETQLKEYVRAQRERMQNSKQKTSKKD, encoded by the exons ATGCTGTGTGGCTACCAGAGCCACATCAGGAAGATGAAGACAG AGATCCGGAAGAGAGGCACGTGGATTCAGTTGCGTGGCAACGAGCTGGCCAACAGCCTCACCCCGGAGAAGAGGGATGTAAACTCAAAAGCAACCGACTCACTCACCACCACAAAAACCTCGCACGGTGTCGAAATGAAGCCCGTTAAATTTAGAGAATTTGTCTCGGCGAGTGACCTCAACTGTAAAAATAGGGAAGAATATCTCAACACCTGTGGAAGTTGCCAATCTTGCGCCTTTGCCACAAAACTGTCGGAGTCCAGCCAGTGGTTACGGCAGGCCACAGATGAATGCAAGAGGAGACTCCTAGTAGGACTGCTGCTACGCTGCAGGAGTGTCAGAGTCCTAGAAAGCATCCAGACTGTTCTGCAAGTTACATCCTGGAAAGGCTTCACTTACGCCAGGTCGAATAGACCAAGTTTAACTCAGGATACGGTCTCTTGCAGTCCAGACCGAGCGCTGAATGGAAACCTACTCGGCATGGAAATGGTTGAAACCTGGGATTGGTTCAGTAGCAGTCCCGACTGGATTAAATCAAAGTATCTTTTCCGTGTCCTTTCACTTTGTGACACTGAACTGTTACGCATGCTGGGGAACCTAACCAGTGTGCTTCTGGTCAGAGAAAAACGGGCATTTCTGCAATTTAATG CAAGGAGCAGCCAACACAACGCTCCCTCTGAGCTGGAGAGCGTTGGGCTCAGAGGTTTGtccaggaggagaggtgagtgTGGAGGCAGTGAGGCAGACTCAGAGGATCCTGCTCTCATGGTGGTGCCTGGATCCTCCAGCTCCATGTCTGGAGTCAGCCGATACCGAGACTTCATACGCTGCCTCCCTGTTCATCTGTCCAAGAGGATATTAG GTCTATTAGATAAGTACACTTTGAGATGCTGCCGAAAGGTTTCTCTACACTGGCGGTACCTTGCACAGGAGACCATGGAGGACATGGATGCCAAAAGAATTTTTCAGGACCAAGTTGTGATGATGGAG AGCAACAGAACTAATAGAGTCTGCCCTACCTATGCCAACATCCTTGAAGTCCTCGTACCCATCAAATATGATGAGGGGGGAGACCTTCATTCTGGTGACCAAAAG GACAAGCCTTTTGAAGCTGCTTATGCCAACATCAAAACCAAAACAGTGGAAATGGAAGAGCGAAATGTGTATTGTGGTGTATATAATGTCATGGTGCTGCTGGAGAA AGAGGATCCTCATCGGGTGGTCGACTACGGAGGTGGACAGTTGGTGGCCGTGGGCTCCAAGGACTGCATGGTGCGTCTGCTTTACGTGGCATCAGCAAAAGAAGCGGCCCCAGTGATGAAGGGCCACGTCGGCAGCATCCGGGCCGTGCTGCTCTGTGAGGACAGAGGCCTGCTGATAAGTGGCGGCTACGATTTCAGTATCAG GTGTTGGAATTTGAGGACAGCAGCATGTGTGATGGTGCTGTATGGTCACACAGGCACCATCAACTGCCTGGATGTTCATGACGACAGACTCGTCTCAGGGGCTAAAGACTGTAAGGTCAAAG TGTGGAATCTACAGACAGGGAAGTGCTTCGAGGATTTTAATTTCAAGCACCCTAGCTCCGTCCGGTGTGTGAAGATGAATGCAACAGTGGTGTACAGCAGCTGTGATAAGGGCCTTGTCAAGATATGGGACATGGAGAGTGCTTCACTGCTCAAG GTGATTGATGCTCACCGGAGCTCAGTGAAGTGCCTGTTCTTTGACCGATGGCACCTTCTGTCCGGAGACTCTGACGGTCAGGCCATGGCATGGAGCACCAGCTGTGATGCTGAAGAGTGTCTTATGACCTTCACCCACCCAAA GGAGGTACAGTCCCTGACACTCACCTACCTGCGTGTCGTCACCGGCTGCATGGATGGAAAGATCCGCATATTTAATTTCCTCACTGGAGACTGTCTGAGAATCATCAGGGCAGGGGTCAAACCAAGCCCTATATTGTCCATGCATTTTCATGACAGCAG TATACTGGTGAACACTACATCAAGTGTGCAGCTCTACCAGTTTGCCAAAGTGTGCTGGGATTACACAGTGTCAGCGGAGGGAGGGCAGCGTGGTGCTGCGATGGCCCAGGCTGGTTTGGCCTCTGAGAAGTCTTCAGCTTCACTCAGAAAGTTTCCCCGTGCTTTCGTCCCGGCGGATCGCATGGCACAGGTGGCCTCAGCCAACCGAAAGATTTATGACTGTAATCGCAAGAAACCACAGAGAGCTGAGCTGTCCCGCCacactcgctctctgtctgccccCACTAAATGTCGAGCACAAG CGAAAGAGTTTAGTGAGACTACTAAGTCGTCAGTAACGCAGAGTGAGAAGGCAGCGAGTGAACGCGTGAGGAAGAGGGGTCTTCACCATCCTCTGATGACCGAACACATCCTCCTCAGAGTCAACACCATCCAGAAGGCACTGTGCAAGGATGAGGCCGGCGTCAACATGGAGCGCAACGCCAGGCTGCGCGATGCCTGGAGctcccctccaccctctcccctcCAGGATGAACACCCAAAACCCAGATCCTCCCAAGCCCTAAAGCGGAGCCTCCAGACTCAGAAACGTCCACTACTCCACAAGGTCTTCACTGGCATGACCAAGACCAGTGTCCCAGTCTTGACCAGAGCTATCAGCCAAAACATGAGAAACACATTCCAAAGCAGAGAAGTCACCTTAGCCACTATGCGGCCACACACCCATCCCGGCGACTGTCTCACGGAGCTCCATCCCCGCTCAGTTGGGGAGAAGACACCGCCTCACAGCGCCGGCACACAGGAGGCATTCAGGAAGGTGGGTGCCTTCACCACGAGTGCCAAAGAGGGGCCACAGGCTCCCGAGCGCATGTTCATGAGAGCGATACCCGAGCATCCAGGAGGTTACGTGAAATTCGAGACAACTGGTTCGCCTGCGCCCAAGAGCAAGCCTATGGATCCATTCAGAGAGCGGGGAGGATTTAGGCTGCTCACAGAAACCCAGCTGAAAGAATATGTCAGGGCCCAGAGGGAGCGCATGCAGAACAGTAAGCAAAAAACCTCCAAGAAGGactaa